The Canis lupus baileyi chromosome 5, mCanLup2.hap1, whole genome shotgun sequence region GACGCCACCGTGCTTGTCACTGCCCAGTGTGCTGGGCCTCGTCGGCGTCGGTTCACCACGGCACCCTCCGCGCGCGGCCCCGGGCCTGGCACTTCACGCGCGTGCAATGATCCATCCCGAAGAGAAGGAAGGAACGCGGCCCGCAGGCTAGGGGCCGTGAGAGGCAGGCGGGGCAGCTGGGCGAGCTCCACCCCGGCGGCCGCGGCCGCGGTCCCCGCACCTCCCGGGAGGCTGccgcgctcgccccgccccgccccgccccgccccgccccgccgcgcacGCACGCGCCCTGCAGCCCGGCCGCCCGGCCCGCCGCTCGCTCGCCCAAACTCACCCGCGCGCCGGCTGCCCCGCGCGCCTGCGCCCGCTGGGGGgcgcccccctcccaccccgcgCGCCCACACGCGGCGCCTCCCGCGCCCCGGCTGCTATTCCCGACCCTGGGCGCGCGCGCCGCCTCCTACCTGCGGGCCGGCGGCTGGAGGCGGGCGGAAGGGCCGAGGGGCTGACCCAGACGGTGGCACGAGGCGGGAGACGGGAGAGCGAGCGGCCGCGGCGGACGGTCCGGGcacgggcgcgcgcgcgcgcccccAGCCCTCGCTGCCCCGGCAGACTCCCGGCCAGAGCCCAACCCTGCTGCCGCGCGCCGCCCGCCTCGCCGCGCCTAATAACAACGGCGCCCGGGGTCAGGTGGCCGCGCGCGGACAGCGCCGCCATTGGCTCAGCGGGGAGCGCGGCGCGCTAGGATTGGCTGGGGGGCGGAGCCTAGGccggcgagggggcggggccgcggagggAGGCGGGCCGggaggccgcgggggcggggccaggccgcGGTCCGCGCCTTTGTGCCCGGCGCGCGCTCTCCGCCGGCTCCGGCTGCAGCGCCGGCTGCATCAATAATTcagagcggcggcggcggcggcggctgcgggtgcgagcaggcggcggcggcggcggcggggaccgAGCGGCAGCGGCTATGCATCCAAGTGCGTCTGGGCAGCCGCGGCACCCCTGAGGCCCGGGCGGGGCTCCGGGAGCATCGCTCGGGGGGACGCTTGCCTGGGAGTGCGAGGAAGAGCAGTAATATCCAGAGCGGTGTCTGCGAAGCTGCGCACGGAGCAGAGGAGGGGGCTTCggagtggggctggggcggggggggcggctgGCGCAAGcagcccccggggtggggggcggggtgggcgcCGGCGCCGCGATGCTGGGCGTcgtggagctgctgctgctgggggctGCGTGGCTGGCGGGCCCGGCCCGCGGGCAGAATGAGACGGAGCCCATCGTGCTGGAAGGCAAGTGCCTGGTGGTGTGCGACTCCAACCCCACGTCCGATCCCACGGGCACAGCTCTGGGCATCTCGGTGCGCTCCGGCAGCGCCAAGGTGGCTTTCTCTGCCATCAGAAGCACCAACCACGAGCCGTCCGAGATGAGTAATCGCACTATGATCATCTACTTTGACCAGGTGAGTGCTCCGCGCAGATTGGCTTGGGGGGAGACGTGGAAGGCTGATGTTCGATCCACTCCAAGGCTCCGCAGAGGCTCGGGGACAGGAGTTCGGGACTGACTCTTGTCTACCCCCCTTCGTTCCCGTCTCGTTATAGGTACTAGTGAACATCGGGAACAACTTTGATTCAGAACGCAGCACTTTCATCGCCCCGCGCAAAGGGATCTACAGTTTTAACTTCCACGTGGTTAAAGTCTACAACAGACAGACCATTCAGGTCAGCCACCGCGTCTGGGTCAGGCCCCGGGCCCGGGAGGGGGCTGTTAGCCACCGGAGTGAGCGGGCCGTGTAGGGAGGGGTGGGAGATAGAGGGGCAGCTGCATGTGCCTGGGGTTACTTGGATGGACGAGTCGCAGGGCCTCACAGTTCTGTGGCTTCGActgtctctggcttctttcaccggCGCTTGGAACCTTAATCCCCTCCCGCACAGAGTTTCCCTGCCTTGCCTTCTGGGCCCCTCCAAAGAGGTTCTCCCCCTTTCGGATGGGACTCTAGGGATTTCCCATAGTGGTTGCTGGCTAGCATCAGAGACAGTTCCCTCCGTCCAGCAGCTTCCTGACACCGGCCTTCAGCACCACAGGCAGGATCCCCACCCCCTGTCCCAGCTTGACAGCCTGGACTCCTGTGTACTTGCCTTCAGTACCATGCTCAGGGGGCTCCTGGCATCGCTTGGGGACCGACTCTGGGGTTTTGAACTACCAGCACCGGAGCCCAAAGCGGTTGAAGGGTGGAGAGAGAATGGTGGGGGTGTAATGCTACTCCCTCTAGGCTCTAGCTGGGCTCCAGCCAGCACTCACCAGCTCTCCAGGTTCCTGAAGGTGTCCAGGTTTCCTTTGGGCCGACAGAAGGCAGGGTGCACGGCAGCCAGGGAGAGGGCGCTGGGCCTTTGGCTGCTGATGCCACCCAAGGGCAAACAAAACCAGGCAGCGGCCGCACGGCTGGATCTGGGATAGGAATTGAGCCCAGGTTCGGGGATGAAGCACAGAGTGCAGCTCTGGCGAAATTTCTCACCAGCCAGAAGCTTTGCTGGTCTTTTCCACCGTGTCTCCACAGTGTCCAGGCAACTAGGACGAGGAGGAaccaggtttttttgttttgttttttgtttggtttttgtttgttttatttgttctccCAGAAACCCCAGTTGCCCGATTGTCTCTGAaacggtgggggcggggggggggggcggctgcggggtggggggaggccgcGAAAGTGTCGGGGCACCTGAGCCGCCTACGGGTTCATTAAACTGGATAAAAGTGCAATCGGGATTTGCTTGGCGCGCCCAAGAAATGAAAGTGACTCCCATTTTAGGGGGGGCAGACCCTTCCTGTCACCCAGTTGGGCTGCAAAGCCCCTTTCTCATCCCCGGCCCCTTCCCCCAGGTTCCCAGCCCTTTGTGGCTGTTAGCCAAGCCGCGACGGTTCGCGTCCTTACCGCCGCTTCGGTACCCGCCTAGGTGGCTCCTCTGAAGCAGGCCTTTCTCTTTCCCAGGTGAGCCTCATGTTAAACGGGTGGCCGGTGATTTCAGCCTTTGCTGGTGACCAGGACGTGACCCGGGAGGCCGCCAGCAATGGAGTTCTAATCCAGATGGAGAAAGGCGACCGAGCATACCTCAAGCTGGAGCGGGGGAACTTGATGGGGGGCTGGAAGTACTCGACCTTCTCCGGATTCTTGGTGTTTCCCCTCTGACTGGCTCATTGCCGgaatggaggcagggagagggccaaggcaggaggaaggcaggagggggaATAAGAAAGAGGCTGAAATTTAGAGGACGAGAAAGCGGCGCGACTCGAAACTTCCTACATGTTCCCCAGCGGTGTCCCGGTAAAAGGTGCGCGCGGGCGGTCGGGCGGACTACTTTGCCCGTTTCCCCGTTAGGAGAAGTAAATTCCGCTTAGCTCTGCGCACTCCTCCCGTTTCCAAAAACAAACTCGTTTCTCCCATGCCGGTTGAAGTAATCGGGAAAGAGAGACTACCTTGTCTTTGTTTCTACCCCCATGTCCTGTTCCCTCCAATTTATACACAAGAAACTTTGTATTTCACGGTATAATGTGAAATATCTTCCTCCTCAGATCCCCTCTGAATCTTTCCACCCGCTGAACTCTAATacgcccctcccctccttttaGTTTGGAGAGGGGAtaaggtttttgtttggttttgttttgaatggGGGAGGTAGTTTTAATTTGGCAAGTATTGCTCTGAAAACACTGCTCAAGAGTTAATTAGCTGAAGATACTTTTGTGTCCTCCGCTGCTTGTTAGCAGAGAAAGGACTCACCTTAGGGGTGACTGgttcaaaaatacatataaatatatatcatttgtaTTCAAAGAACTCTTCCCAGTGGAAACTGGCTGTATTTCCGTATTTCTATGTCCTATTCGGAGTGATCGTGAAATCTAAGGCTGCTTGATGTCTTGATGCTTGTCAATGCCCTCGTGTTCTGTGGCTCCACTAAATGCCAGGAGGTTCTTCCGGACGCTTCCTCGTCCTCTGTAACATACGTGTGAATAGCCAagatttaattttgctttaacCCAATAAAGTTGAAAtgggacttttatttttctggaatagCTTTCTAAACTCCGCATCTTCCCCTGCTGCGAGGTTTGGGGGCGGGCTGTGGACCTGCGAGGCTCAGAGGCACGGGAAGTCGACTTGGTGAGAATGCACCCGGGAAGGGGGCCCGAAAGGCCGGGGCGCGAGCGCTTCCTTGCGAAGCCTGCCTGCACCCCTTTTTGCGCCAGGCCTAGAGCCAGCCCCGCATTCGCCAGTGCTCCCTGCTTTGGCCGAAGTCTTGCTAGGCCCGGCGCCACTACCGGCCTGGAAGCGAAGTCTGGATTTTTCGAAGTCCAAATGCCATCAGGAATAATCCTAATTGGAGGAGCCGGCACGATCTCCACGCCTCTGCCCCCGGATTTCCCCCAACCGGCCGCCCCACAGTTCCCGAAGCAGCAGCGTCTGTTTTATACCAGCGCCTCTGAATCCCGAGTCCACCCGCCGTATTACCCGGGCGTCCAGGACCTGGTGATTGCGCTCAACGCAGGACTTTCATTCAAGAGGTTCGTCCAGGAGTTTTGATTGTATCGGAACATAATGTGAAAGCAAAATTGAAATAAACGACTTCGTTTTAAGTCTGGAAGTCTGACCCAGTCGCTTCAGCAGCGGGGAGGTCGGGCGCCAGGGAGCGGGTGGCTTCCGAGGGCCTGGGGCAAGAGTCTGGGCCTGGATAGGCACCTCCGGCTTTGGtccttttagaagtttttttcGCTGGCCGACAAGCAGGGGTGAATTTAATTGGCTCCTGGAGGGTGGAGAGAAGGGGGTAGTACTAGCACAATAAGCAACGTTTCTCTTAGTTTCTCTTATTCCAGCGGCTTCTCTGATTGAAATTCGCCGAGGACTCGGCCTTCCTTGAAATGCCGACCTGTTCCTCCCGAGCTCTCGATCCTGGGGGCCGCATCCCCAGCGGGGTGCTCGGAAACCCccaaggccccaggccccaggtcccACGGGGATAGCTGGGGACTTCAGGACTGAGGAGTGCTCTTCTCTTCTTGTCCCACAGTTCTCTCCCGGCATAGTTGGTCCCCAGGGAAGGGAGGATGAAGTGCAATTCAGAACCCTAGAGaggtttaaaaagaaagctattctttttaaaaaggggcattttaaaaaaagaaaaagaaagctccGCATTCTTCCTCTTTCGAGGGAGGTATCTGGGAGAACTGGAGCCTTCGGCGGAACTAGCTGGACCCTAAGGCTCTATCCTGAACAGCCAGCCTTCCAAGCAGGCACACACGGTGCAGCGGGCACCCCTTTCTGCCTAGGATGAGGGCTTCTTGGCCTTGCCGGCTGGGTGGGTAGTCACCGCCCAAGAAGGCAGCGCCTCTAACGCACTATCAGCTTGCTCGCTGTGGGTGGTGGGTGGTCACTCCTCTTCCTGGGGAGGGTGCCACCAGCATGTCTATCGAGGCTATGGGACCACCAGGCTGTGCTCCAGCTGGGTGACTTTGGCAAGTCCTTTCCCTGGCCTCAGTTTGCCCAACTGTATAAAGAcaaagaggaatttaaaaatctccaagAGTCCCTCCTGCTCTGAGATTCCAGCCATCCTTGAACATGGGCCTACAGTTCTTTTGCCTGAGCTTAATGAGTCCTGGCTGTCACCTTCCCTGATCTGACTCCTGGGGGCAGTCTCCTGAATGCTAGATCTGAGGCGGGGGTAGAGACAAAGAGGAAGCCTGCCTATCCAGGAACTCAGGCTCACCTGGACGCTGGAAGGTGAACCAGAAGGGAGCAAGTGGGCccctagagagacagagaagttaTCCCTGGATTTTGTCCTGGCTCCGGTGGAGGGAGTGCCTCTGTCTTCCCAAAGGTTTGATTTTGGCACTCGAGATCCTTCTCAGACTGGCTCCAGCCACTGCTTCTTCCACCTGCtgatcctttccctctgccattgGATGAGCCCATCTCCACTCCTGTCTTCATGCCtctgcacctgctgtttctttACTTCAATTGGAAGTACCCTTTCTCTCATCTCCTCTTTAAAATcttgtctttcaaaaaaaaaaaaaatcttgtctttCTGGGGGATCTGAGCAGTTCAAGTAAGAGGCtgtctcctctgggaagccattcTGTAGCTGCTTTTCCAAGGTTCACTACTCCCCCCTCACTTTCCCACCAGGCCTTGCTTGGCACTGGTTGGCAAGGAAACTgtctgggcctgggcctgcctcCCGCTCTGCAGTGGGTTCCAGGGGTTAGTGGTGCCCACCCCAGCAAGTTTTCAGAGTGCTAAGCAGGCAGTCCTGTCCCAGGGTCCTCAGGGGAAATGTAGGGCTCTCCACCCCCAAACTACCTGAGCCTCCCATTAGTCTGGGTGGAGATGTGGACAGCTCTCCCCAAGAGACCTGGAGTTGGAGTTAGAGATCTCATTGGGGCTGGGTACTTGTCAATTGGGCCACCACCCTCACCTCTGGGATAGAGGTGAGGATGACTATTACCTGTGCCAGAGACAGGTGACTCAAGCTTTATCTGAAAATTGTGCTCCAGCTGAGAGGGAACCAGATACTACCAACTGGTGTGTTGGAGACAGAcggatagagaaaaaaaaaaggccagtggCTCAGTAGAAACTATATCCCTGCCCCCAACCAGAGGCTAGGGAGGGGGCCCATCTTCAAGCCTATACCTCACTGCGGTTCCCTTTAATACTTAGAACTTTCTAGACCTTTTCAGATCTGGGCCCTGCCTTCTGCTTTCATCTCACATAAACCTGATCAGAATAGAGCCTGTAGGGGTTCCAGGACCACCCCTTCATTCAGCCTCCCTCTCCAAAGTCTCAAAGACTCCTCCCCTGCCCAGGTCACCTTGGTTACTTCCTCCACTCCAGCCTTCTGGAAGCCTTCCTCATCCAGGAAAGGCAGAGTGATTACCTCTTCCCGGCCTTCCTCTTTGCACCGTGGCCTCTCTtacctccctctccccagcctccaaCCCCGTTTCCCTCGGGCTGCAGCAGTGTTAGGGGTCTGGTGCGGGGGAGCCCAGGGAGGTTTCTAGGACCCAACGAGCCCAGATAGGACTTCCAGGCCCGGGTTTTCCAAGCGTGCCGAGTGCCTGTGGGAGCGGCAGGGTGGGCGCGGGTTCGCAGGCGGGGAGCCGGGGTCACCCGAGCCTGCAGTGTCGGGCCGCGCCGGGCTCCGCTAGGTCCTGCGCGCCCCCCTCGGCTCGCTCCCTCGCCCGCCGCGGCTTCCAGGGTCCCCAGAGTGCGGAGGGCGCCCCCCGAGCTGCGCCGGAGCACTAATGCTCCAACCCCGGGTGGACCGGCGCCTAATGAGAACATAATTACCCAGATGGAGAGGGAACCTCACCCCGTTCTTTAATTGTGCCTTGATGGAGGGAATGGGGATGCGGAGCGAAGGGTCAGGACGCTTCCGCGGGTCCCGGACGGGGTCCTTGGGCCCTGCGGAcccagaggagaaggagagaccaCGCGTTGTGGAGCGCACTCCGTACCCCAACCCCTGGCTTAATGTGCAACCTGAGACTGCTCTCCTGGCACCACCACCTAcctctctccccccgcccccagctttGTCCTCAACTCCCAAGTGTGAAGGGTGGGCTAGATGTCTAGGGTTTGCTCCGAGACATCTTTTCTGATAAACGGGTCGGTGAGTCTAAGCCTTCCCCCTCGCCCCATCCAGCCATAAAACTCCAGGCGTGTGCTTGGCCTGGTCCTTGTCACCCCCACTGGCTTTCAAACAAAACTGAAACTTATTACCGACTCTGACTCTGCAGGAGGCCAGCATTGCCCTGGAACTGAGAGGTCAAGCCTGGAGGGAAAGCGCAGGTACACCTTCCTTTGAGCCAATTTAATTCGGCGGAAAAGGTTTCCCAGGAGCGATTACAAAGGTCTCTTGATCTCTTTGCACAGAGCTCCTCATTGAAGATACATCCAcagtctctctgagcctcagtttgctcatatTTCAAATGGGGATAGTAATGCCTTCACAACAGGGCGGCTGAGAAGGCTGTGCTAAAAGGTATAAAAATGCTCAGCGCTGCCCTAGCGCTACCGTAGTAGGCGCAGAATAAATGGTAGCAACAGTAAGGAGCAGTGAACATCAGGGCATCCCACTATCACAGAAGCAGGACATAGGGGAACATCTGTGTAGATCCCTAcatcaaataaatgataaaactgaAACCAGGTAGGGAGAGGAACACAGAGCAAGTGATTGGTAGAATTAGGATcctgcttccttttttaaaaaaattatattaaaaatttttttattggagttcaatttgccaacatatagcataacacccagtgcttgtcccaccaagtgcccccctcagtgcccatcacccagtcaccccaacccccacccacttccccttctactaacccttgttcatttcccagttaggcgtctctcatgttttgtcatcctcactgacattttcactcattttctctcctttccctttattctcttccactaatttttatattccccaaatgaatgagcttcctgcttcctttcttcccccccaACACCTGTATCCCCTCTCCCTCTAGTCAATAACCAGAATAGACACCTGTATTCCATAAGTGTCTATCATCTCCATCCCTGTTGCTCATATTATTTGCATTGGTCTCTATGGGTGAATAGTCTCTGGTTGCATGTCTGAAGGCTTCCCCATTAGGGCATGAGCTCTGTTTCCATGTCTGTGTCCCTTTTGAGGGTGAGCCCTTTTAAGGTAGGTACCACATCCTGTTGATCTTGCTTGGCCCAGTGCCTCccacggtgcctggcacagaacagaCATCTGTGATGGTGTCATGAATGAAACCAAACTGTGCCTGGTGTGACTGCAGGACATGGACTCAATCAGTGAAACTGCCCTTTAGGGCAGCTTCTCAGATTCTTCAGTCCTCCACCCCTCATCAGTGGCAGGAATGCTAACATGGAAGTACTTTCCGACTCTGTGCAGGCAGAAAAACCTTCCCAGGTACCTGTACTTGCTCTCATCTCTCCCATTCTACTTTGAGCTCAGGCTGTCCCCAAGGAGTTCCAGCTTTGACCCTGGAATAGCAGCAAGCAGGGGCAGCGAGGAAGAGGCCAAGATTAGATGTACAGGCAGTGTTTGAATTTGTTGCTAGGTCTTCTGTTTGGGAAAATACTTTTAACTGGGAAAATACTTTAGGCAGCAGTGAGGAGACACAGTGTAGCTtaaatcaaaaaggagaatttcatGATTATAAAGAAAGGACTTCCAGTTGTGTAGCCACAGCCCAGAGCCTAGGGAGGTCTTTGTTCATCTTGCTAAACTCTGAAGAGGTCAGGAAAGAGGTGCAGGGGAGGGACCAGTGACTCCAGTCTGACCTTTGAGGCTTAGCTTGAGCTTCATCCACCTCATTTGTACAGTTGTCGCTGACACCCACACATCAGGGCCTCACTCTCTGCTGACCACCTGAACTCTCCTATTCAGATGACATCCTGACCACTACTCTGCTGGGGGCACTGAGCTCCAGAAGGATAAATCCTCATCTGCTGTTCCCCAGAGCACCTAATTCCTGGCACAGTGTCAGGACTGGTAGATACTCTATAAATGTTCCTTGACATTTATGAACGAGTGAGTGAACATATGAATGGGTGGGCCGACAAAGGAGGGATTATTGGTTGCATCATGAGAATATCTGCTTTATGCTCATGAACTCTGTGAACTCTGCAAAGGTACTTAACCTTGTTATTGGCCTCACTTATAATTATATCCTCAGTGCCTAGCACGTTGCCTGGAATAGAGTCAGTATGAAAAGTATTTCTTGAGTGAATGGATGGAttgatgggtagatggatgaggAATTACAGTACTCTGGCAATAAGATTTCTTGGACTGTGATTCTGAAGTGCAGGCTTGACATGGTGCTCCTCTCTAAATCTCCACCGTCACCCCAGATGGCCACATTTATTCTAAAATTGAATGGAATTGCACGCGTTGTCTGGAGTTGACCTTATACCACAAGTTTTCCTTGATGCtcttgccccaccccacccccaatatGTGCCTCAACGGCAgggacaatattttatttttcttaaaggtcAGGAATACCCTCCCTTTCCTCCAGTACCTAATGATATGATTTAATATTGGTTGATTGGTTGCTTAAGCCAAGATCAAGCCATGATGTCTCTGGAAATGGGTGGGGTTGAAGCCCTTGGTGATGTTGACAATGATGGTGAAGCCCAGAAGGTTTTTCAATGGTGTTAGAAGAGTGGTAAGGTGTCACAGCAGCCACACAATGCCTTGCTAATGAGGGAGCTGGTGTTTCCCCAGCAGACCCTAGCCATGGGGTCTCTGTGTTTTTGTTCCAGCTGAAAGCAGAATGACCTCTAAAATCCCCTCATGGCTTTGGGTTCTGCTGCAGACCATGGAGGTGGAGTGGGCTCAGTTGTTTCctctgaagaaaataaaggattaCGCAAATCCTTCTCCTTCCTCAGACCCAGTGTCCAGCTGGGAGTTCAGCCCAACTAAGAATTCTCTAGAATGCTCTGCTAGCCAGCAGCAACCTGCTTACTCAGGTGAGGCTCCAAGAGCCTTTTCTTCCATCATCAGAAATTACTGCCTACTTTCAGGGAAACTttcaaagagagaagagggaattACTAACAAAGGAGAGGCCACTGGGCATCTCGTTCTCCTCATTTAAAAGGAAGCTGTGTGCTCTGCCCAGATCTGGTATTGGATAGGCTCTCCTTTGTATTCTGAGAGACTCAAAAATAAACTCCCCAATGTGTACTTCTGCTGAGAAGTTCAGATGATTTTATAATGACTGAACGGCTCCAAATATGCAGCTGATGTGGAGACTGCTATTTTACTAACTCATCTTGATCAAAGTTGGTCAATTTAGGTCTCAGAAATGTTCCgaatgctctctccctctctctctttctctctttttgaaggAGTTCATTTCAGGTAGATGGATTATTTGCTTATTCTGAAGATGCCAAGGGAGAAGGCACGTTAGCAATACCAATTGAGCTGGGGGTGCAGGCTCACAGCTCATCTTTCACATGGCATCTGAGTGTCTggtgcttttccttccttctcctctgggCTCTCCGATGCTGGCCAAGTGGGAACTTGCTTGGCAGGTTCACCAGAATGTGGGCCTAAATAATCTCCTGCATCAATCTGAGTGACAGTGGTGCTCCTTGAGGCTGTAAAGTTGGCAGCTCTTTTCTTTGATTGCCTAAATGTGTCCCCATCTCTGTCATGAGAAGCTGGGGTCCAGGCTGAGGGCATAAGTGAGTCTGTTCCCCCAGAAATGAAACTAGATAACTTCTAGGGTGCCATTCTAACTAGAAGCCTATGAAATGCAAGATCCTCTGGATGGTAGTTGGGGGTCTTCTGACTTTCCAGCTTAAAAATATCCCCAGAATCCTACTTTCAAGGCTTAACCCACAGGAAAAGCTATGTGGTGACTAGCTCTTAGAGCTGTGATATGAATCTTCTTTAGGCCCCTCTTAATTCTCTGTCCCCTGAGTAGCCAGAGTGAGCTTCTCAAACATAAACCAAACCACACCACATGAGTCCTCTGGTTGAAATCTACCAGTGACTTCACAATGCACTGTGACTCTTTGTAGTGGCTTGCCAGGCTTCCGTGATCTGGTCCCTATTGACCCTTACTACCTCATCTTTTGCTGTTTTGTGATCTGGTCCCTATTGACCCTTACTACCTCATCTTTTGCAGTTAGCTCATTCCACCATTAGTCCCTATAATATGCTAAGCTCTCTCTTGTCTCAGAACTTTTGTACATGTTGATCTTTTGGGGGCGAGGAGTACTCTTCCATCCCTATGCTTTACATGGCTCTTTCCTCTTTCATATCTCAGCTGGCCATCCCTGAGCCACTTCCTCTCTTACCAGTTGAGCTTCATTCATCTCTCCAAAATGCTCATTTACCTGAATACTGTCCCTCCCTGGGAACAGGCACCTGGCCTGTCCTTGGTGTTACCTTATCCTTAGAGTTTGGAACAGAAGCTGGAATGGTAGGGGCTTGATTCATATATGGACAACTGAATGGCAAATCAGCCATCCAATCTTGTATCAGAGCTCAGGGCTTCTGCTCCATCAGGGCAAAGCCATTTTTCCTTGGTTAGAAGCTCAAGGGAGCCATTAAATATGTCACCTACCTGAAGCTATATCCATCtagaggaaaagcaggctggAAGCCATGAAGTCAACGATGGAGGCTAGAAAATTGGTCTGTTATCATCCACAGGCCCAATGAATGAGTCTTTTGCTTGTTAATATCTGTTGTTAAAATTGCTTAATTCAGCTAGCCTTGCAGTTGAGCGAGGGAAAACTGACATGAACTGTGAATTATTGAGTTTTTCCCACTGAAGTTATTCTGCAACAAACACAAACAAGCACCTTAGTCTGGGGCAGGGGTGAAGAGCAGTTTGGATGCTGTTCCTGGAACTGTAACTCTGCTTGGAACAAAGAAGGGCAATGAGGTGGGGACTGAAGGAGGAGAGTGA contains the following coding sequences:
- the CBLN1 gene encoding cerebellin-1 — translated: MLGVVELLLLGAAWLAGPARGQNETEPIVLEGKCLVVCDSNPTSDPTGTALGISVRSGSAKVAFSAIRSTNHEPSEMSNRTMIIYFDQVLVNIGNNFDSERSTFIAPRKGIYSFNFHVVKVYNRQTIQVSLMLNGWPVISAFAGDQDVTREAASNGVLIQMEKGDRAYLKLERGNLMGGWKYSTFSGFLVFPL